In one Cyprinus carpio isolate SPL01 chromosome B2, ASM1834038v1, whole genome shotgun sequence genomic region, the following are encoded:
- the thpo gene encoding thrombopoietin isoform X2 yields the protein MHMMNVVNIAGAHISVGVFALLLQKRRSPMESNANEKISCCNGMDLRMLVVVFSMVASELSHVHTRPIDFVCDSEARRMMNKVKDLQVEMVVCSAVDALPSDIKLPCIRIHKATWERKSVHEQRAEILLSLGTLAQDVRSARTLSQPGCGLTLLERLEHSINNYLHVVRLLHIEGEQVGPQAELCLGQPSKDLGLVLKHFGLLLTGKLEWVIAEMAKGC from the exons ATGCACATGATGAATGTAGTCAATATAGCAGGAGCGCACATCTCGGTGGGCGTTTTCGCGTTACTTCTTCAAAAAAGACGCTCTCCAATGGAAAGCAACGCAAATGAAAAGATCTCATGTTGTAACGGCATGGATTTAA GAATGCTGGTAGTAGTGTTCAGCATGGTTGCCTCTGAACTGTCTCACGTTCACACTAGACCAATTGACTTTGTGTGTGACAGCGAGGCCAGAAGAATGATGAATAAAGTGAAGGACTTACAAGTGGAAATG GTAGTCTGCAGTGCTGTTGATGCTCTACCGTCTGATATTAAATTACCATGCATCAGAATTCACAAAGCAACCTGGGAGAGAAAATCA gtgCATGAGCAGAGGGCTGAGATCTTGCTGTCTTTGGGGACTCTAGCACAGGATGTGCGGTCTGCCAGGACACTCAGCCAACCTGGCTGTGGACTCACTCTGCTGGAGCGCTTAGAGCACAGTATCAACAACTACTTGCATGTAGTAAGACTACTCCACATTGAG GGGGAGCAGGTAGGACCCCAGGCAGAGCTATGTCTGGGTCAACCCTCTAAGGATTTGGGTCTGGTGTTGAAGCACTTTGGGCTTCTGCTAACAGGCAAGCTGGAGTGGGTCATTGCAGAGATGGCAAAGGGGTGCTAG
- the thpo gene encoding thrombopoietin isoform X1: MHMMNVVNIAGAHISVGVFALLLQKRRSPMESNANEKISCCNGMDLRMLVVVFSMVASELSHVHTRPIDFVCDSEARRMMNKVKDLQVEMVVCSAVDALPSDIKLPCIRIHKATWERKSVHEQRAEILLSLGTLAQDVRSARTLSQPGCGLTLLERLEHSINNYLHVVRLLHIEQGEQVGPQAELCLGQPSKDLGLVLKHFGLLLTGKLEWVIAEMAKGC; encoded by the exons ATGCACATGATGAATGTAGTCAATATAGCAGGAGCGCACATCTCGGTGGGCGTTTTCGCGTTACTTCTTCAAAAAAGACGCTCTCCAATGGAAAGCAACGCAAATGAAAAGATCTCATGTTGTAACGGCATGGATTTAA GAATGCTGGTAGTAGTGTTCAGCATGGTTGCCTCTGAACTGTCTCACGTTCACACTAGACCAATTGACTTTGTGTGTGACAGCGAGGCCAGAAGAATGATGAATAAAGTGAAGGACTTACAAGTGGAAATG GTAGTCTGCAGTGCTGTTGATGCTCTACCGTCTGATATTAAATTACCATGCATCAGAATTCACAAAGCAACCTGGGAGAGAAAATCA gtgCATGAGCAGAGGGCTGAGATCTTGCTGTCTTTGGGGACTCTAGCACAGGATGTGCGGTCTGCCAGGACACTCAGCCAACCTGGCTGTGGACTCACTCTGCTGGAGCGCTTAGAGCACAGTATCAACAACTACTTGCATGTAGTAAGACTACTCCACATTGAG CAGGGGGAGCAGGTAGGACCCCAGGCAGAGCTATGTCTGGGTCAACCCTCTAAGGATTTGGGTCTGGTGTTGAAGCACTTTGGGCTTCTGCTAACAGGCAAGCTGGAGTGGGTCATTGCAGAGATGGCAAAGGGGTGCTAG